Proteins from a genomic interval of Colletes latitarsis isolate SP2378_abdomen chromosome 12, iyColLati1, whole genome shotgun sequence:
- the LOC143349179 gene encoding uncharacterized protein LOC143349179 isoform X1: MTDVKPIGISQNQPQQTQQQQPQQQQQSQQQQQQPQQQQQQQPQQQMMIATHDIQQQQNVQQQQQHVQQQQSQQQQVQQQQQAQQQVQSQQVQPQQQIQQQVQSQQQMQVQQQVQQQVQQHVQQQQQQQQQQQSQQQQSNNGQHNVVPAQVQVQPQVAAIMPQQQGAVAVSMQQHQQQGGVSMTLSGQQGATTITTMAAHPQAVQVIQQPMQNQAYHLQQLYNTQGTPLLMPGNLALHPAGINPSSIQVITAGKPFQSAAQLTPHMLTTASTPGQGGGHPAGGTTKVQGFPTGYLPVPTSATPGAGQTLVFGQLGVLGSPQPPSIQQQQQQQSANKQDQVQKYTTCTAAQQSGGRGGMQFAPWQFTPQVAWTGIQPPALLTNQIFIRGPTQPDMFIQSPQPIQAHNALATQQQIQGVQQIAAASAKPKVMDMQQQQQQQGKQSTGGQRPLSILPSSLQAVQAANIRAASSVSTQTVHGVQATVHAQSGKGSGSSGKGRGKPLQSPQQPQQQSQQAMQQQHQQVFIQQKQHTQQQQQMQQQYQQPQVQTSQQQIQPKPIMTNMTLQQQQQSGVVLGGERPIMPVVSVGGVGVGVGVATTSQMSQVQQSSMSNVQQLPLQAINSTIIGSQIVSGTSQVQTMSMVNQLTDQTHDSSNSTIMITSPDRNHQAECTLVLPSATNAPVTNEENSKLILKKEEPMPVTIEEIAVAQPEVTDGDQCKIVLKDDESLSIKSEEKSCNNPLAGLANTINSITNGVNNEESVTIPVSVPVTANSKHVPPKAMVKPQVLTHVIEGFVIQEASEPFAVNRTSLNNAVNQDTSNILNRNNSSEKENHEEPPRKKHAPNYPSDEDGNNAQSGKCESCGTLVDEQNIKFKKEKRFCSSGCAKSYESNSKKREMRDRDGTEKQWTELIETESKNVDGDMKKNGEEKLLSTTTTSSIDDTLPKINPVKWTVGEVCDFIRGLPGCADYAEDFAIQEIDGQALMLLKEDHLMSAMSIKLGPALKIVARIDSMRVESLSNSNPTSNNS; the protein is encoded by the exons ATGACAGATGTTAAGCCGATTGGAATCTCTCAAAATCAACCACAACAAACACAGCAACAGCAGccacagcagcagcaacaatcacaacaacaacaacagcaaccgcagcagcagcagcagcagcagccacAGCAGCAAATGATGATTGCAACCCATGATATTCAACAACAACAAAATGtacagcaacaacagcagcatgTTCAACAACAACAGTCTCAGCAACAGCAAgtacaacaacagcaacaagcACAGCAACAAGTACAATCTCAACAAGTTCAGCCACAACAACAAATTCAGCAGCAAGTACAATCGCAACAGCAAATGCAAGTTCAGCAACAGGTACAACAACAAGTGCAACAACACGTtcaacagcagcaacagcagcagcagcaacaacaatctCAGCAACAGCAATCTAATAATGGACAGCATAACGTTGTTCCTGCTCAAGTTCAAGTACAGCCACAGGTAGCAGCAATTATGCCTCAACAACAG gGTGCTGTTGCAGTATCGATGCAACAGCATCAGCAGCAGGGGGGTGTATCTATGACCTTATCTGGACAACAAGGAGCAACCACTATAACTACTATGGCTGCACATCCACAAGCAGTACAAGTTATTCAGCAACCCATGCAAAACCAAGCATATCATTTACAACAACTTTATAATACTCAAGGCACCCCATTACTGATGCCAGGAAACTTAGCTCTTCATCCTGCAGGAATCAATCCTTCCTCTATACAG GTTATAACGGCTGGAAAGCCATTTCAGTCTGCTGCTCAACTTACACCTCATATGTTGACTACTGCGTCAACGCCGGGTCAAGGCGGAGGTCACCCTGCGGGTGGAACTACTAAAGTACAAGGATTTCCTACGGGTTACTTACCGGTACCTACTTCCGCTACACCCGGTGCGGGACAGACTTTAGTATTTGGTCAACTCGGTGTACTAGGTTCCCCACAACCCCCATCCatacagcagcaacaacaacaacagtccGCAAACAAACAGGATCAAGTACAAAAG TATACTACATGTACGGCGGCTCAGCAATCCGGCGGAAGAGGCGGTATGCAATTTGCTCCTTGGCAATTTACACCGCAAGTTGCTTGGACAGGGATTCAACCACCAGCACTTCTTACTAACCAAATATTTATTAGAGGTCCTACTCAACCCGATATGTTCATACAAAGTCCACAACCAATCCAAGCTCATAATG CACTGGCTACGCAACAACAAATCCAAGGAGTGCAACAAATTGCTGCAGCTAGTGCTAAACCAAAGGTAATGGATAtgcaacaacagcaacagcaacagggtAAGCAAAGCACAGGTGGACAACGACCGTTGAGTATTTTGCCGTCCTCTCTACAAGCAGTACAAGCTGCTAATATACGAGCTGCCAGTTCCGTTTCTACGCAAACTGTTCATGGAGTACAAGCCACGGTACATGCACAG agcggaaAAGGGAGCGGTAGTAGCGGTAAAGGTCGTGGTAAACCATTGCAATCGCCGCAACAACCGCAGCAACAGTCGCAGCAAGCTATGCAACAACAACATCAACAGGTTTTTATTCAACAGAAACAGCAcacgcagcagcaacagcagatGCAACAGCAGTATCAACAACCACAAGTCCAAACATCGCAACAGCAAATACAACCTAAACCAATAATGA CGAACATGACTctacagcagcaacagcaatctGGTGTGGTTCTCGGTGGAGAACGCCCGATTATGCCTGTAGTATCTGTAGGCGGAGTTGGTGTTGGAGTTGGAGTTGCTACTACGTCTCAAATGAGTCAAGTACAACAATCATCAATGTCTAACGTACAACAATTACCATTACAG GCGATCAATTCGACAATAATTGGTAGTCAAATAGTTAGCGGGACGTCACAGGTCCAAACAATGTCTATGGTAAATCAGTTAACAGATCAAACACACGATAGTAGTAATTCCACCATAATGATCACATCGCCTGATCGTAATCATCAAGCCGAATGTACCTTAGTATTACCATCCGCTACAAACGCTCCAGTTACAAACGaagaaaattctaaattaattttgaaaaaagaaGAACCAATGCCCgttacgatagaagaaattgcagTAGCTCAACCAGAAGTAACAG ACGGGGACCAATGTAAGATAGTTCTTAAAGATGACGAAAGTTTGTCTATAAAGTCGGAAGAGAAATCGTGTAACAATCCTTTAGCTGGATTGGCAAACACAATTAATTCTATTACAAACGGTGTTAACAACGAAGAATCTGTAACAATTCCTGTGTCTGTACCAGTTACTGCAAACAGTAAACATGTGCCTCCAAAAGCAATGGTCAAACCACAAGTCCTCACACATGTAATCGAAGGCTTTGTTATACAAGAAG CGTCTGAACCATTTGCTGTTAATCGAACGTCATTAAATAATGCAGTTAATCAGGATACAagtaatattttaaatcgtAACAATTCATCTGAGAAAGAGAATCATGAAGAACCACCAA GGAAAAAGCATGCGCCTAATTATCCCAGTGACGAGGACGGAAATAATGCTCAAAGTGGAAAATGCGAATCTTGTGGTACTTTAGTGGATGAGCAGAATATtaagtttaaaaaagaaaaacgatttTGTTCCTCCGGTTGCGCGAAGAG TTATGAATCAAACAGCAAAAAACGTGAAATGAGAGATCGTGACGGTACCGAGAAACAGTGGACTGAATTGATAGAGACTGAATCGAAAAACGTTGACGGAGACATGAAAAAGAATGGGGAAGAAAAGTTATTGTCCACTACTACTACTTCCTCTATTGACGATACACTGCCAAAAATTAATCCCGTGAAATGGACG GTCGGTGAGGTATGTGATTTTATTCGCGGGTTACCGGGTTGCGCTGACTATGCAGAAGATTTCGCGATTCAAGAAATAGATGGACAAGCACTTATGTTACTTAAAGAGGACCACCTTATGTCAGCCATGAGCATTAAATTGGGTCCGGCGTTAAAAATCGTAGCCAGAATCGATTCAATGCGAGTAGAGTCACTGTCAAATTCTAATCCCACATCTAATAATTCGTAA
- the LOC143349179 gene encoding uncharacterized protein LOC143349179 isoform X2, with product MTDVKPIGISQNQPQQTQQQQPQQQQQSQQQQQQPQQQQQQQPQQQMMIATHDIQQQQNVQQQQQHVQQQQSQQQQVQQQQQAQQQVQSQQVQPQQQIQQQVQSQQQMQVQQQVQQQVQQHVQQQQQQQQQQQSQQQQSNNGQHNVVPAQVQVQPQVAAIMPQQQGAVAVSMQQHQQQGGVSMTLSGQQGATTITTMAAHPQAVQVIQQPMQNQAYHLQQLYNTQGTPLLMPGNLALHPAGINPSSIQVITAGKPFQSAAQLTPHMLTTASTPGQGGGHPAGGTTKVQGFPTGYLPVPTSATPGAGQTLVFGQLGVLGSPQPPSIQQQQQQQSANKQDQVQKYTTCTAAQQSGGRGGMQFAPWQFTPQVAWTGIQPPALLTNQIFIRGPTQPDMFIQSPQPIQAHNALATQQQIQGVQQIAAASAKPKVMDMQQQQQQQGKQSTGGQRPLSILPSSLQAVQAANIRAASSVSTQTVHGVQATSGKGSGSSGKGRGKPLQSPQQPQQQSQQAMQQQHQQVFIQQKQHTQQQQQMQQQYQQPQVQTSQQQIQPKPIMTNMTLQQQQQSGVVLGGERPIMPVVSVGGVGVGVGVATTSQMSQVQQSSMSNVQQLPLQAINSTIIGSQIVSGTSQVQTMSMVNQLTDQTHDSSNSTIMITSPDRNHQAECTLVLPSATNAPVTNEENSKLILKKEEPMPVTIEEIAVAQPEVTDGDQCKIVLKDDESLSIKSEEKSCNNPLAGLANTINSITNGVNNEESVTIPVSVPVTANSKHVPPKAMVKPQVLTHVIEGFVIQEASEPFAVNRTSLNNAVNQDTSNILNRNNSSEKENHEEPPRKKHAPNYPSDEDGNNAQSGKCESCGTLVDEQNIKFKKEKRFCSSGCAKSYESNSKKREMRDRDGTEKQWTELIETESKNVDGDMKKNGEEKLLSTTTTSSIDDTLPKINPVKWTVGEVCDFIRGLPGCADYAEDFAIQEIDGQALMLLKEDHLMSAMSIKLGPALKIVARIDSMRVESLSNSNPTSNNS from the exons ATGACAGATGTTAAGCCGATTGGAATCTCTCAAAATCAACCACAACAAACACAGCAACAGCAGccacagcagcagcaacaatcacaacaacaacaacagcaaccgcagcagcagcagcagcagcagccacAGCAGCAAATGATGATTGCAACCCATGATATTCAACAACAACAAAATGtacagcaacaacagcagcatgTTCAACAACAACAGTCTCAGCAACAGCAAgtacaacaacagcaacaagcACAGCAACAAGTACAATCTCAACAAGTTCAGCCACAACAACAAATTCAGCAGCAAGTACAATCGCAACAGCAAATGCAAGTTCAGCAACAGGTACAACAACAAGTGCAACAACACGTtcaacagcagcaacagcagcagcagcaacaacaatctCAGCAACAGCAATCTAATAATGGACAGCATAACGTTGTTCCTGCTCAAGTTCAAGTACAGCCACAGGTAGCAGCAATTATGCCTCAACAACAG gGTGCTGTTGCAGTATCGATGCAACAGCATCAGCAGCAGGGGGGTGTATCTATGACCTTATCTGGACAACAAGGAGCAACCACTATAACTACTATGGCTGCACATCCACAAGCAGTACAAGTTATTCAGCAACCCATGCAAAACCAAGCATATCATTTACAACAACTTTATAATACTCAAGGCACCCCATTACTGATGCCAGGAAACTTAGCTCTTCATCCTGCAGGAATCAATCCTTCCTCTATACAG GTTATAACGGCTGGAAAGCCATTTCAGTCTGCTGCTCAACTTACACCTCATATGTTGACTACTGCGTCAACGCCGGGTCAAGGCGGAGGTCACCCTGCGGGTGGAACTACTAAAGTACAAGGATTTCCTACGGGTTACTTACCGGTACCTACTTCCGCTACACCCGGTGCGGGACAGACTTTAGTATTTGGTCAACTCGGTGTACTAGGTTCCCCACAACCCCCATCCatacagcagcaacaacaacaacagtccGCAAACAAACAGGATCAAGTACAAAAG TATACTACATGTACGGCGGCTCAGCAATCCGGCGGAAGAGGCGGTATGCAATTTGCTCCTTGGCAATTTACACCGCAAGTTGCTTGGACAGGGATTCAACCACCAGCACTTCTTACTAACCAAATATTTATTAGAGGTCCTACTCAACCCGATATGTTCATACAAAGTCCACAACCAATCCAAGCTCATAATG CACTGGCTACGCAACAACAAATCCAAGGAGTGCAACAAATTGCTGCAGCTAGTGCTAAACCAAAGGTAATGGATAtgcaacaacagcaacagcaacagggtAAGCAAAGCACAGGTGGACAACGACCGTTGAGTATTTTGCCGTCCTCTCTACAAGCAGTACAAGCTGCTAATATACGAGCTGCCAGTTCCGTTTCTACGCAAACTGTTCATGGAGTACAAGCCACG agcggaaAAGGGAGCGGTAGTAGCGGTAAAGGTCGTGGTAAACCATTGCAATCGCCGCAACAACCGCAGCAACAGTCGCAGCAAGCTATGCAACAACAACATCAACAGGTTTTTATTCAACAGAAACAGCAcacgcagcagcaacagcagatGCAACAGCAGTATCAACAACCACAAGTCCAAACATCGCAACAGCAAATACAACCTAAACCAATAATGA CGAACATGACTctacagcagcaacagcaatctGGTGTGGTTCTCGGTGGAGAACGCCCGATTATGCCTGTAGTATCTGTAGGCGGAGTTGGTGTTGGAGTTGGAGTTGCTACTACGTCTCAAATGAGTCAAGTACAACAATCATCAATGTCTAACGTACAACAATTACCATTACAG GCGATCAATTCGACAATAATTGGTAGTCAAATAGTTAGCGGGACGTCACAGGTCCAAACAATGTCTATGGTAAATCAGTTAACAGATCAAACACACGATAGTAGTAATTCCACCATAATGATCACATCGCCTGATCGTAATCATCAAGCCGAATGTACCTTAGTATTACCATCCGCTACAAACGCTCCAGTTACAAACGaagaaaattctaaattaattttgaaaaaagaaGAACCAATGCCCgttacgatagaagaaattgcagTAGCTCAACCAGAAGTAACAG ACGGGGACCAATGTAAGATAGTTCTTAAAGATGACGAAAGTTTGTCTATAAAGTCGGAAGAGAAATCGTGTAACAATCCTTTAGCTGGATTGGCAAACACAATTAATTCTATTACAAACGGTGTTAACAACGAAGAATCTGTAACAATTCCTGTGTCTGTACCAGTTACTGCAAACAGTAAACATGTGCCTCCAAAAGCAATGGTCAAACCACAAGTCCTCACACATGTAATCGAAGGCTTTGTTATACAAGAAG CGTCTGAACCATTTGCTGTTAATCGAACGTCATTAAATAATGCAGTTAATCAGGATACAagtaatattttaaatcgtAACAATTCATCTGAGAAAGAGAATCATGAAGAACCACCAA GGAAAAAGCATGCGCCTAATTATCCCAGTGACGAGGACGGAAATAATGCTCAAAGTGGAAAATGCGAATCTTGTGGTACTTTAGTGGATGAGCAGAATATtaagtttaaaaaagaaaaacgatttTGTTCCTCCGGTTGCGCGAAGAG TTATGAATCAAACAGCAAAAAACGTGAAATGAGAGATCGTGACGGTACCGAGAAACAGTGGACTGAATTGATAGAGACTGAATCGAAAAACGTTGACGGAGACATGAAAAAGAATGGGGAAGAAAAGTTATTGTCCACTACTACTACTTCCTCTATTGACGATACACTGCCAAAAATTAATCCCGTGAAATGGACG GTCGGTGAGGTATGTGATTTTATTCGCGGGTTACCGGGTTGCGCTGACTATGCAGAAGATTTCGCGATTCAAGAAATAGATGGACAAGCACTTATGTTACTTAAAGAGGACCACCTTATGTCAGCCATGAGCATTAAATTGGGTCCGGCGTTAAAAATCGTAGCCAGAATCGATTCAATGCGAGTAGAGTCACTGTCAAATTCTAATCCCACATCTAATAATTCGTAA
- the LOC143349179 gene encoding uncharacterized protein LOC143349179 isoform X5, with protein MTDVKPIGISQNQPQQTQQQQPQQQQQSQQQQQQPQQQQQQQPQQQMMIATHDIQQQQNVQQQQQHVQQQQSQQQQVQQQQQAQQQVQSQQVQPQQQIQQQVQSQQQMQVQQQVQQQVQQHVQQQQQQQQQQQSQQQQSNNGQHNVVPAQVQVQPQVAAIMPQQQGAVAVSMQQHQQQGGVSMTLSGQQGATTITTMAAHPQAVQVIQQPMQNQAYHLQQLYNTQGTPLLMPGNLALHPAGINPSSIQVITAGKPFQSAAQLTPHMLTTASTPGQGGGHPAGGTTKVQGFPTGYLPVPTSATPGAGQTLVFGQLGVLGSPQPPSIQQQQQQQSANKQDQVQKYTTCTAAQQSGGRGGMQFAPWQFTPQVAWTGIQPPALLTNQIFIRGPTQPDMFIQSPQPIQAHNALATQQQIQGVQQIAAASAKPKVMDMQQQQQQQGKQSTGGQRPLSILPSSLQAVQAANIRAASSVSTQTVHGVQATKQHTQQQQQMQQQYQQPQVQTSQQQIQPKPIMTNMTLQQQQQSGVVLGGERPIMPVVSVGGVGVGVGVATTSQMSQVQQSSMSNVQQLPLQAINSTIIGSQIVSGTSQVQTMSMVNQLTDQTHDSSNSTIMITSPDRNHQAECTLVLPSATNAPVTNEENSKLILKKEEPMPVTIEEIAVAQPEVTDGDQCKIVLKDDESLSIKSEEKSCNNPLAGLANTINSITNGVNNEESVTIPVSVPVTANSKHVPPKAMVKPQVLTHVIEGFVIQEASEPFAVNRTSLNNAVNQDTSNILNRNNSSEKENHEEPPRKKHAPNYPSDEDGNNAQSGKCESCGTLVDEQNIKFKKEKRFCSSGCAKSYESNSKKREMRDRDGTEKQWTELIETESKNVDGDMKKNGEEKLLSTTTTSSIDDTLPKINPVKWTVGEVCDFIRGLPGCADYAEDFAIQEIDGQALMLLKEDHLMSAMSIKLGPALKIVARIDSMRVESLSNSNPTSNNS; from the exons ATGACAGATGTTAAGCCGATTGGAATCTCTCAAAATCAACCACAACAAACACAGCAACAGCAGccacagcagcagcaacaatcacaacaacaacaacagcaaccgcagcagcagcagcagcagcagccacAGCAGCAAATGATGATTGCAACCCATGATATTCAACAACAACAAAATGtacagcaacaacagcagcatgTTCAACAACAACAGTCTCAGCAACAGCAAgtacaacaacagcaacaagcACAGCAACAAGTACAATCTCAACAAGTTCAGCCACAACAACAAATTCAGCAGCAAGTACAATCGCAACAGCAAATGCAAGTTCAGCAACAGGTACAACAACAAGTGCAACAACACGTtcaacagcagcaacagcagcagcagcaacaacaatctCAGCAACAGCAATCTAATAATGGACAGCATAACGTTGTTCCTGCTCAAGTTCAAGTACAGCCACAGGTAGCAGCAATTATGCCTCAACAACAG gGTGCTGTTGCAGTATCGATGCAACAGCATCAGCAGCAGGGGGGTGTATCTATGACCTTATCTGGACAACAAGGAGCAACCACTATAACTACTATGGCTGCACATCCACAAGCAGTACAAGTTATTCAGCAACCCATGCAAAACCAAGCATATCATTTACAACAACTTTATAATACTCAAGGCACCCCATTACTGATGCCAGGAAACTTAGCTCTTCATCCTGCAGGAATCAATCCTTCCTCTATACAG GTTATAACGGCTGGAAAGCCATTTCAGTCTGCTGCTCAACTTACACCTCATATGTTGACTACTGCGTCAACGCCGGGTCAAGGCGGAGGTCACCCTGCGGGTGGAACTACTAAAGTACAAGGATTTCCTACGGGTTACTTACCGGTACCTACTTCCGCTACACCCGGTGCGGGACAGACTTTAGTATTTGGTCAACTCGGTGTACTAGGTTCCCCACAACCCCCATCCatacagcagcaacaacaacaacagtccGCAAACAAACAGGATCAAGTACAAAAG TATACTACATGTACGGCGGCTCAGCAATCCGGCGGAAGAGGCGGTATGCAATTTGCTCCTTGGCAATTTACACCGCAAGTTGCTTGGACAGGGATTCAACCACCAGCACTTCTTACTAACCAAATATTTATTAGAGGTCCTACTCAACCCGATATGTTCATACAAAGTCCACAACCAATCCAAGCTCATAATG CACTGGCTACGCAACAACAAATCCAAGGAGTGCAACAAATTGCTGCAGCTAGTGCTAAACCAAAGGTAATGGATAtgcaacaacagcaacagcaacagggtAAGCAAAGCACAGGTGGACAACGACCGTTGAGTATTTTGCCGTCCTCTCTACAAGCAGTACAAGCTGCTAATATACGAGCTGCCAGTTCCGTTTCTACGCAAACTGTTCATGGAGTACAAGCCACG AAACAGCAcacgcagcagcaacagcagatGCAACAGCAGTATCAACAACCACAAGTCCAAACATCGCAACAGCAAATACAACCTAAACCAATAATGA CGAACATGACTctacagcagcaacagcaatctGGTGTGGTTCTCGGTGGAGAACGCCCGATTATGCCTGTAGTATCTGTAGGCGGAGTTGGTGTTGGAGTTGGAGTTGCTACTACGTCTCAAATGAGTCAAGTACAACAATCATCAATGTCTAACGTACAACAATTACCATTACAG GCGATCAATTCGACAATAATTGGTAGTCAAATAGTTAGCGGGACGTCACAGGTCCAAACAATGTCTATGGTAAATCAGTTAACAGATCAAACACACGATAGTAGTAATTCCACCATAATGATCACATCGCCTGATCGTAATCATCAAGCCGAATGTACCTTAGTATTACCATCCGCTACAAACGCTCCAGTTACAAACGaagaaaattctaaattaattttgaaaaaagaaGAACCAATGCCCgttacgatagaagaaattgcagTAGCTCAACCAGAAGTAACAG ACGGGGACCAATGTAAGATAGTTCTTAAAGATGACGAAAGTTTGTCTATAAAGTCGGAAGAGAAATCGTGTAACAATCCTTTAGCTGGATTGGCAAACACAATTAATTCTATTACAAACGGTGTTAACAACGAAGAATCTGTAACAATTCCTGTGTCTGTACCAGTTACTGCAAACAGTAAACATGTGCCTCCAAAAGCAATGGTCAAACCACAAGTCCTCACACATGTAATCGAAGGCTTTGTTATACAAGAAG CGTCTGAACCATTTGCTGTTAATCGAACGTCATTAAATAATGCAGTTAATCAGGATACAagtaatattttaaatcgtAACAATTCATCTGAGAAAGAGAATCATGAAGAACCACCAA GGAAAAAGCATGCGCCTAATTATCCCAGTGACGAGGACGGAAATAATGCTCAAAGTGGAAAATGCGAATCTTGTGGTACTTTAGTGGATGAGCAGAATATtaagtttaaaaaagaaaaacgatttTGTTCCTCCGGTTGCGCGAAGAG TTATGAATCAAACAGCAAAAAACGTGAAATGAGAGATCGTGACGGTACCGAGAAACAGTGGACTGAATTGATAGAGACTGAATCGAAAAACGTTGACGGAGACATGAAAAAGAATGGGGAAGAAAAGTTATTGTCCACTACTACTACTTCCTCTATTGACGATACACTGCCAAAAATTAATCCCGTGAAATGGACG GTCGGTGAGGTATGTGATTTTATTCGCGGGTTACCGGGTTGCGCTGACTATGCAGAAGATTTCGCGATTCAAGAAATAGATGGACAAGCACTTATGTTACTTAAAGAGGACCACCTTATGTCAGCCATGAGCATTAAATTGGGTCCGGCGTTAAAAATCGTAGCCAGAATCGATTCAATGCGAGTAGAGTCACTGTCAAATTCTAATCCCACATCTAATAATTCGTAA